A DNA window from Candidatus Bathyarchaeota archaeon contains the following coding sequences:
- a CDS encoding DUF2079 domain-containing protein, with translation MRHHSLFSHAWDLGIFNQVFWSTVHGRFFYYTVEPWFGQCFFAVHFSPILIFIVPIYAIWPYPETLLALQSFIIALGVVPLYLLAKDKLGERLAFILSLSYLTNPLILGANLFDFHFEAFMPITLLVTVYFLRKRNLKFYSLSLLLSLMVHEYMAFLMVPIILFETIMEIKAKEKLRKIAPYVILTVSSSILWLFLASTVHSYLRQPETQSMTVLAPLLEDVSRPLQLFNYLGYNALLKLLYLTLLLAPLLFTPLFSPYISLSVPWLLFIFMLNYSPYYEIGYQYSLVIVPFVYLSSIEGIKRLLRLKPSRIHVFSRMLLFLALASLVIGVARIQPIVLNTEKTNAAHEIMLLIPENASVLATNNLFPHISNRFNAWILPTSYDEPYPMHNTGISNVWKEYALIILSENDPDFVLLDLRNENAQNMKLIASELLARSSYGTYAYAEDILLLRRDYRNEPLIFVPLKSSFNYETLALYDGSIIAETASKNGKVLVHTTENLSNVTFWGGPDYAVPPGRYEVIFRLRLTGASQDVSVVTLAITADRGATLLNSTVLDVGDFEGSGTWGEFTLSFQTELPLSVEFKGVQVNNAVNLYLDYIRVVQLDPRIS, from the coding sequence TTGAGGCACCATTCTTTATTCTCACACGCTTGGGATCTTGGTATATTCAATCAAGTATTCTGGTCTACAGTTCATGGGCGCTTTTTCTACTATACTGTGGAGCCTTGGTTTGGTCAATGTTTTTTTGCAGTCCACTTCTCACCGATCCTCATTTTTATTGTACCTATTTATGCAATTTGGCCTTATCCTGAAACACTTCTAGCGCTGCAGAGTTTTATAATAGCCCTAGGCGTCGTACCTCTATACCTTTTAGCGAAAGACAAACTCGGTGAGCGATTAGCATTCATACTTTCGTTGTCTTATTTGACAAATCCCTTGATCTTGGGGGCTAACCTATTTGATTTCCACTTTGAGGCTTTCATGCCTATCACTCTTCTAGTAACTGTGTACTTTTTAAGAAAGAGAAACCTGAAATTCTATAGTCTTTCGCTGCTTCTTTCACTTATGGTGCATGAGTATATGGCTTTCTTAATGGTTCCAATAATATTGTTTGAAACAATTATGGAAATTAAAGCGAAAGAAAAGTTGAGAAAGATCGCTCCGTATGTGATTCTCACAGTTTCTTCATCTATTTTGTGGTTATTCTTGGCCTCTACTGTGCATTCTTATCTTAGGCAACCGGAGACTCAATCGATGACTGTCTTGGCGCCGTTGTTAGAGGATGTCAGTCGCCCACTTCAGTTGTTCAACTACTTGGGGTACAATGCGCTCCTAAAGCTCTTGTATTTGACGCTGTTGCTGGCACCCTTATTATTCACTCCTCTTTTTTCTCCGTACATCTCGTTGAGTGTGCCTTGGCTTCTTTTCATATTCATGTTGAATTATAGTCCGTACTATGAGATTGGTTATCAATACTCATTGGTCATAGTCCCTTTTGTATATCTTTCCTCAATAGAAGGCATAAAGAGACTATTACGCTTGAAGCCCTCAAGGATCCATGTCTTTTCCAGAATGCTGCTTTTTCTTGCCTTGGCTTCGCTTGTGATTGGCGTAGCGCGGATCCAGCCTATAGTGCTCAATACGGAGAAAACCAATGCTGCTCATGAAATTATGCTATTGATACCGGAAAACGCGTCAGTTTTAGCTACAAATAACCTTTTCCCTCATATATCAAACAGATTCAATGCTTGGATTCTACCAACCAGTTACGACGAACCCTACCCTATGCATAATACTGGTATTTCCAACGTGTGGAAAGAGTATGCACTTATCATTTTGAGCGAAAATGATCCAGATTTTGTGCTTCTGGATTTAAGAAATGAAAATGCCCAGAACATGAAGTTAATAGCCTCTGAGTTGCTAGCGAGAAGCAGTTATGGAACCTATGCGTATGCTGAAGATATCTTGTTGCTTAGAAGAGACTATAGGAATGAACCATTAATCTTCGTTCCATTGAAATCTAGTTTTAATTATGAGACCTTGGCTCTTTATGATGGTTCAATAATTGCGGAAACAGCGTCGAAGAATGGCAAAGTCTTGGTTCACACTACTGAAAATCTTAGCAACGTTACTTTTTGGGGTGGACCAGATTACGCAGTTCCTCCTGGGCGATATGAAGTGATTTTTAGATTAAGGCTGACTGGGGCTTCTCAAGATGTCAGCGTGGTAACTCTTGCCATAACTGCTGATAGAGGGGCAACTCTCCTTAACTCAACAGTTTTAGATGTCGGCGACTTTGAAGGCTCAGGGACTTGGGGAGAGTTTACTCTAAGCTTTCAGACGGAATTGCCCTTGAGTGTTGAGTTCAAAGGGGTGCAAGTTAATAATGCTGTTAATCTGTATTTAGATTACATTAGGGTTGTTCAATTGGACCCCCGGATTAGTTAG
- a CDS encoding DNA primase small subunit PriS, with protein sequence MQVFARNKFFEYYQKHFSNIQPPTSLEKREFGFLLFEGKTMLRHKSFRSIDNLKHSLSTIVPSNAYYSSAYYERPEAEMDKKGWLGADLVFDIDADHIPTPCGKVHDTWVCSHCGFAGKGPSPEKCPACDEAKFNTKTWMCDECLESAKKETIKLLEMLMKDLGFAENEIKVYFSGNRGYHVHVENENIRLLDSMARKEIVDYVIGLGFKVELHRLIDKDKNRIVVGPNLKGWRDRIAKGIDAFLTKQSRSEIETMGLSKRRIDFLIKNKKKLRESLKRRGWITVKGVGPKNWKKIIQWIMDQQSAKIDTVVTTDIHRLIRLTGSLHGKTGFMKVEAPLHSFDKFDPLKEAVAFKEGQVIVDVVEAPRFRIGDTLHGPFKNDSRVELPTAAALFLLCKGVAKVVK encoded by the coding sequence TTGCAAGTTTTCGCTCGAAACAAATTCTTTGAATATTACCAAAAACACTTTTCAAACATTCAACCCCCCACATCTTTGGAAAAACGTGAGTTCGGCTTCCTTTTGTTCGAGGGAAAAACTATGCTTAGGCACAAGAGCTTCAGAAGCATAGACAACCTCAAACATTCCTTGAGTACAATCGTCCCTTCAAATGCTTACTACTCTAGCGCTTATTATGAACGACCTGAGGCTGAGATGGATAAAAAAGGCTGGCTGGGGGCAGATTTAGTGTTTGACATCGACGCAGATCACATTCCTACGCCATGCGGCAAAGTTCATGACACATGGGTCTGTAGCCATTGTGGTTTTGCCGGTAAGGGACCTTCTCCTGAAAAATGTCCCGCTTGCGACGAAGCAAAATTTAACACCAAGACTTGGATGTGCGACGAGTGTTTAGAATCCGCCAAAAAAGAGACAATCAAGCTCTTGGAAATGTTGATGAAAGACTTGGGCTTTGCAGAGAACGAAATAAAGGTTTATTTTAGCGGAAATCGCGGCTATCACGTGCATGTAGAAAACGAAAATATTCGTTTGCTTGATTCTATGGCGCGCAAAGAAATAGTGGATTATGTTATCGGGTTAGGCTTCAAAGTAGAATTGCACAGGTTGATAGATAAGGATAAAAATAGAATTGTTGTTGGACCTAACTTGAAAGGTTGGAGAGACCGCATCGCCAAGGGAATCGACGCGTTTCTAACAAAACAATCGCGCAGCGAAATTGAGACAATGGGCTTAAGCAAACGGCGCATTGACTTCTTAATCAAAAATAAGAAAAAACTCCGAGAAAGCTTGAAGCGTAGAGGATGGATCACTGTAAAAGGTGTAGGACCCAAAAACTGGAAAAAAATTATCCAATGGATTATGGACCAGCAATCGGCGAAAATTGATACGGTGGTCACAACTGATATTCATCGGTTGATTCGGCTGACTGGAAGTCTACATGGGAAGACAGGGTTTATGAAAGTTGAAGCACCGCTTCACAGCTTTGACAAATTTGATCCCTTGAAAGAGGCAGTAGCCTTTAAAGAAGGACAGGTGATTGTTGATGTTGTTGAAGCACCCAGGTTTCGGATAGGAGACACACTTCATGGACCGTTCAAGAACGATTCGCGTGTGGAGTTGCCCACCGCAGCAGCCTTGTTTCTACTCTGCAAAGGTGTAGCAAAAGTGGTGAAATAG
- a CDS encoding DNA replication complex GINS family protein — MYDMLYDAWLKEKQSAELQMLPKDFYSRTAEYVGRIRREGRMLDQKSAKAKLISQELPNVKRLMEELVRLRFKKIVDHATSAKTVKKEELTFEEERIFLGMRPSLEDFQSFLKDSLQGKISKVEEKGELPERMLLRFLKEVPAVVGADLKIYGPFSVEDVATLPIENAKVLVKHGIAMEIETR; from the coding sequence ATGTATGATATGCTTTATGATGCTTGGTTGAAAGAGAAGCAAAGTGCAGAGTTGCAGATGCTTCCTAAAGATTTCTACTCCAGAACAGCAGAGTATGTGGGCCGAATTCGACGAGAAGGACGAATGCTGGATCAAAAATCTGCCAAAGCAAAATTGATTTCACAAGAGCTGCCAAACGTTAAACGGTTGATGGAAGAACTTGTCAGACTTCGTTTCAAGAAAATAGTTGATCACGCAACGTCTGCAAAGACCGTGAAGAAAGAAGAACTAACATTTGAGGAAGAAAGAATATTTCTTGGGATGAGACCTTCGCTAGAGGATTTTCAATCTTTTTTGAAAGACTCCTTGCAAGGAAAGATTTCGAAGGTCGAAGAAAAAGGTGAGTTGCCAGAAAGGATGCTACTACGATTTTTAAAAGAAGTCCCAGCCGTTGTGGGTGCAGATTTGAAAATTTATGGTCCCTTCTCAGTGGAAGATGTGGCTACGTTGCCTATTGAAAACGCTAAGGTTTTAGTGAAGCATGGCATTGCCATGGAAATAGAAACTAGGTAA
- a CDS encoding sulfurtransferase TusA family protein, with product MKADRALDCLGLFCPEPVYRTRIELDKMEVGETLGIWADDPAAEGDIESLTRRLGHEILEKRKEGNKLYFLIKKGR from the coding sequence ATGAAAGCTGACAGAGCATTAGATTGTCTAGGACTCTTCTGCCCAGAGCCAGTTTATAGAACGCGAATAGAACTAGATAAGATGGAAGTGGGCGAAACTTTAGGAATTTGGGCAGACGACCCGGCAGCAGAGGGAGACATAGAAAGCTTAACCAGACGCCTAGGCCATGAAATCTTAGAAAAAAGGAAAGAAGGAAACAAGCTTTACTTCTTGATTAAAAAGGGGAGATAA
- the nifS gene encoding cysteine desulfurase NifS translates to MRKVYMDNTAGMPVDPRVIDAMNPYFERFYANPSSLHSFAQETRKGLESAREKVANLIGAEKSEIVFTSCATESNNLAIRGVAARNKERGKHIITTSIEHMSVINVCKHLMKQGFKVSFLPVDKYGIVDLEALKKELTDETILVSVMYANGEIGTIEPIEEVSKIVHNKNAYLHVDATAAIGQVAIDMQKEDVDLLTLSSNDMYGPKGIGALYIKKGTRLKPFIYGGGQERGLRSGTENSPSIVGMGKAAELAKSDMEVECQRLTKLRDKFIKGLLENIPYSFLNGHPSKRLPNNVAVRFSFIEGESMLLNLDMAGVAASSGSACTAKTLEPSHVLRAIRLKHEEAHGSLLFSLGKQNTEEDVDYVVELLPDIVKKLRAMSPLTPKELRESV, encoded by the coding sequence ATGAGAAAAGTTTACATGGACAACACTGCAGGCATGCCTGTTGACCCTCGTGTCATTGACGCCATGAACCCATACTTTGAAAGATTCTACGCGAACCCATCTTCACTGCACTCTTTTGCCCAAGAAACGAGGAAAGGGCTTGAGAGCGCTCGGGAAAAAGTTGCCAATCTGATTGGCGCAGAAAAAAGTGAAATTGTGTTTACATCGTGCGCCACTGAGAGCAACAATTTGGCAATCAGGGGAGTAGCGGCGAGAAACAAAGAGCGTGGAAAGCACATTATAACTACCAGCATAGAACATATGTCAGTGATAAACGTCTGCAAACATCTGATGAAACAAGGGTTCAAAGTGTCCTTTCTGCCAGTTGATAAATATGGTATAGTTGACCTTGAAGCCTTAAAGAAGGAACTGACTGATGAAACAATTCTTGTTTCGGTCATGTATGCGAACGGAGAAATTGGAACAATCGAACCCATTGAGGAGGTAAGCAAAATCGTGCACAACAAAAATGCCTATTTACACGTGGATGCTACCGCTGCGATAGGACAGGTTGCAATAGACATGCAAAAAGAGGACGTTGACTTGTTGACCTTGTCTTCAAACGACATGTATGGACCGAAAGGAATCGGCGCGCTTTACATAAAGAAAGGTACACGGTTGAAGCCATTTATCTATGGAGGAGGGCAAGAACGCGGATTAAGATCTGGCACAGAAAACTCTCCAAGCATTGTGGGTATGGGAAAAGCCGCGGAACTAGCGAAAAGCGATATGGAAGTGGAATGCCAAAGGCTGACTAAGCTACGAGACAAGTTTATCAAAGGACTCTTAGAAAACATTCCGTACTCTTTTCTAAATGGCCATCCGTCGAAACGGTTGCCCAACAACGTGGCCGTAAGATTCAGCTTCATTGAAGGCGAATCGATGCTTCTCAACTTGGACATGGCTGGTGTGGCAGCATCTTCTGGGTCAGCGTGTACCGCTAAGACACTGGAACCGTCTCATGTGCTGCGAGCTATCAGGCTAAAACATGAGGAAGCTCATGGTTCATTGCTGTTTTCGTTGGGCAAGCAAAACACTGAAGAAGACGTAGATTACGTGGTGGAGTTGCTTCCCGATATAGTTAAAAAGCTGCGTGCTATGTCACCATTAACGCCGAAAGAGTTGAGAGAAAGTGTATAG
- the nifU gene encoding Fe-S cluster assembly scaffold protein NifU, whose product MYSEKVMEHFRNPRNVGEILDADGVGTVGNPVCGDVMAIYIKVKDNCIADIKFKTFGCGAAVATSSMITELAKGKTLGEAMKITRSDVADSLGGLPTIKMHCSNLAADALHEAIKDYQKRQEANEK is encoded by the coding sequence GTGTATAGCGAAAAAGTAATGGAACATTTCAGAAACCCCCGAAACGTGGGAGAAATCCTAGACGCTGACGGGGTAGGCACGGTTGGGAACCCGGTGTGCGGCGACGTGATGGCTATATACATCAAAGTCAAGGACAACTGCATCGCGGACATCAAATTCAAAACCTTTGGTTGCGGCGCAGCAGTTGCTACAAGCAGCATGATAACCGAGCTAGCCAAAGGCAAGACGTTGGGAGAAGCGATGAAAATCACCCGAAGCGACGTGGCAGACAGCTTGGGGGGTCTTCCAACAATAAAGATGCACTGCTCAAACCTGGCAGCAGATGCACTGCATGAAGCCATAAAAGACTATCAAAAAAGGCAGGAGGCAAACGAAAAGTGA
- a CDS encoding tRNA (adenine(22)-N(1))-methyltransferase TrmK, giving the protein MNFRSRKVFFEKYIFVVPDDVYLPSEDTFLLARNLSVIEDGRVLDMGTGCGILAVLVAEKVSKVIAVDVNPHAVACARKNVELNEVVAKIEIRQGDLFDAIGGDEKFDLILFNAPYLPVEPDEGKSWIEKAWAGGKTGRTVIDRFIQKSSRHLMENGCILLVQSSLSNVEETLKKFLQHKLRSKIVDEEKSAFEKIVLIEAKR; this is encoded by the coding sequence ATGAACTTTCGGTCTAGAAAGGTCTTTTTTGAGAAGTACATTTTTGTCGTTCCTGACGATGTATACCTACCTTCAGAAGACACTTTTCTTCTAGCTCGGAACCTGTCGGTGATCGAAGATGGGAGGGTCTTAGACATGGGTACCGGCTGTGGCATTCTAGCTGTGTTAGTTGCTGAGAAGGTGAGCAAGGTGATTGCAGTAGACGTCAACCCTCACGCTGTGGCCTGTGCACGGAAAAATGTTGAGCTGAACGAGGTTGTGGCGAAAATTGAAATACGTCAGGGAGACCTTTTCGACGCGATTGGAGGTGACGAAAAATTCGACTTAATTCTCTTCAACGCGCCATATCTACCAGTTGAGCCAGACGAAGGAAAAAGTTGGATTGAAAAGGCTTGGGCAGGCGGAAAGACAGGACGAACGGTTATTGACCGATTTATCCAAAAATCTTCGAGACACTTAATGGAAAACGGTTGTATTCTGTTGGTCCAGTCAAGTCTTTCAAACGTGGAAGAGACGCTAAAAAAGTTTTTGCAACACAAACTACGATCAAAAATAGTTGATGAGGAAAAATCGGCTTTTGAGAAAATTGTATTAATCGAAGCTAAACGGTGA
- the rsmA gene encoding ribosomal RNA small subunit methyltransferase A: protein MDLYQKTKYLMRTYKIIPKKRLGQNFVVNSHVLRLVSSYAAVGQADVVLEVGAGFGFLTRFLSQKARKVIAIEADACLIEVLQNELSEFKNVEVVKGDILKVTLPSFDKIVSNPPFSISSPLLFWLLNKTFDCAVLTFQKEFANRLNAPIGSKDYSRLTVYTSYHAEVELLDPIPKTAFYPPPDVDAVIVRLKPKRLPPFKVEDEKVFDEVVRTLFTQRNRKVRKAVLPLLHKYGLKSTAAVRKADILPFRDKRVRELAPEDFGALANELSV, encoded by the coding sequence ATGGACCTCTACCAAAAAACAAAGTATCTTATGCGCACTTACAAAATTATTCCCAAGAAGCGCTTAGGTCAAAACTTCGTGGTTAACAGTCATGTTTTGCGACTTGTGAGTTCATATGCGGCTGTGGGGCAGGCAGATGTAGTTCTGGAGGTTGGCGCGGGGTTTGGTTTTCTTACACGTTTTCTCTCTCAGAAGGCAAGGAAAGTTATTGCTATTGAAGCCGATGCCTGTTTGATAGAGGTTTTGCAGAATGAGCTTAGTGAGTTCAAAAATGTAGAGGTAGTAAAAGGCGACATTCTTAAAGTCACCTTGCCCTCCTTCGACAAGATAGTTTCCAATCCGCCCTTCTCGATCTCCTCACCACTGCTTTTCTGGCTTCTTAACAAAACTTTTGACTGTGCCGTCTTGACCTTCCAAAAAGAATTTGCAAATCGTCTCAATGCACCAATAGGCAGCAAGGACTACAGTCGCCTAACAGTCTACACGTCTTACCACGCTGAAGTAGAACTGTTGGACCCTATACCCAAAACAGCGTTTTATCCTCCACCCGACGTAGACGCTGTCATAGTGCGGTTGAAACCCAAGAGACTCCCCCCCTTCAAAGTAGAAGACGAGAAAGTCTTCGATGAAGTCGTACGAACTCTATTTACGCAACGCAATAGAAAAGTCCGAAAGGCCGTTCTGCCGCTTCTTCACAAGTATGGATTGAAGAGCACAGCGGCTGTAAGGAAAGCTGACATTTTGCCTTTTCGTGACAAACGCGTTCGAGAGTTGGCGCCTGAAGATTTTGGAGCGTTAGCGAATGAACTTTCGGTCTAG